The Fulvivirga ligni genome window below encodes:
- a CDS encoding TetR/AcrR family transcriptional regulator: MDTRAKIIKGAAELFTKYGVRSVTMDDIARELSISKKTIYQYFKDKDEIVLMAVQSHAENEKEDYNYIFNRSRNPIEELTLMTRCMRDDFRDMNPSLIFDLQKYHPQAWKVIEDFKNSYIKNALVKNLRDGIQQGLYRENMDPEVLAIMRLEQVQLAFDSRLFPPDKFNLADTQLQFLSHYVNGIVTEKGRELYLEYLDKLELHQTKTTYNNEI, from the coding sequence TTGGATACAAGAGCTAAAATTATAAAAGGTGCAGCTGAGTTGTTTACAAAATACGGGGTGCGTAGTGTTACTATGGATGATATAGCCCGAGAGCTATCCATCTCTAAAAAGACTATTTACCAGTATTTTAAGGACAAAGATGAGATAGTACTGATGGCAGTACAATCTCACGCGGAGAATGAGAAGGAGGATTATAATTACATCTTTAACAGATCTAGAAATCCTATTGAAGAGCTCACCTTAATGACCAGATGCATGCGTGATGACTTCAGAGATATGAATCCATCTTTGATATTTGATTTACAGAAGTATCACCCGCAGGCATGGAAGGTCATTGAAGATTTTAAGAATTCATATATAAAAAATGCCCTGGTCAAAAACTTAAGAGATGGTATACAGCAGGGCTTATATCGTGAGAATATGGATCCGGAAGTGTTGGCCATTATGAGGCTAGAGCAAGTGCAACTGGCCTTTGATAGTCGGCTTTTTCCGCCGGATAAATTTAACCTCGCGGATACCCAATTACAGTTTTTAAGCCATTATGTAAATGGAATAGTAACTGAAAAAGGAAGGGAGTTATACCTGGAATATTTAGATAAATTAGAATTACATCAAACCAAAACGACTTATAATAATGAGATTTAA